In Chloroflexota bacterium, the genomic window GGCAAAACGGAGATGATGATTTCCCTGACGGCGAAATTATTGGACAATGGACATAAAATAATTATCGTACTACTTAATGATAACATTCAGTTATTGCAGCAGAACCTCGATAGATTCATTATCTCGGGTATTGATCCCGCACCGGTGGATATATCTGGAATTTTAACTGAGAATATCGGAGACAAAACTTGGGTAATATTCTGTAAGAAAAATATCAGAGATCTTAAGCAATTAATAGATAAATTAAGGAAAAAGTTCGGAAAGGTAATAATTGACGATGAGGCTGATTTTGCCTCGCCAAATGCAAAGGTAAATAAAAACGAAAGGACGGCGATTAATAATGCAATTTATGAGTTACTCGATTCAGATGGCATTTACATTGGCGTGACCGCGACTCCTGCACGGCTAGATATGAACAACACATTTGATAATATGACAGAAGACTGGATCTGCTTTGTTCCACATAAAGATTATGTGGGGAAAGAAACATTTTTCCCACTCGATTTTAAGCCTCAACAGCATTCTACCAATTTTCTTCGAGCAACAGGTGATGACCCAACTCATTTAAGGGAGGCTCTTCTGAATTTTTTGTGAACGTTGCCTATATTAACCTGTTTGATACCACCATTAGAGACCAATTGAAAGCAAATGGACAGGAAAACGCAAACTTCTCCTTCTTAATTCATACCAGTGGTAAGACTGTGGATCACAGAACTGATGAGGAACTCGTAAATAAAGTCATTGATACTTTATCAGATGACAACAACACGCAGTTTCCGATGTATGTAGAAGCCATGCACAGAATCGCCACAGACAAATATGGTATAGGAAAAGCTGATGATATAGTGAAATTTGTTATATTCAATATTCGCAGGAAGGTCACAGCAGTACTCAATGCTGAAAGCAAGCTACGAAAGAAGGTTCCTCTTGAACTAACAAATCCGCCGGTACTTTTTACGGTGGTCATTGGAGGCAATATTATCTCTCGAGGCATTACTTTCAATAATCTAATTGGTATGTTCTTTACGCGAGATGTGAAGCATAAGATGCAGCAGGACACTTATATTCAAAGAGCTAGAATGTTTGGAAATCGTGGTAAATATCTTAAGTATTTTGAGCTGTGGATACCAGAACAATTATATTTGGACTGGCATAGATGTTTTGTATATCACCAACTTTCATTAGAAGCAATAAAGGCAGACAAGAAAGCCCCTGTCTGGATATCGGACGATAGAATACGACCAGTAGCAGCGGGTAGTATTGACAAGAGGTCAGTGGTAACAGATAAAGGTGAAATGTGTTTTGCCAAGTTCACTCTCACTGAAGACCTAATAAAACTTATCGAAGACATGTCTTTGAGTGAAATAGACCGGTTGCAGAGGATATCTGATAATTATGGAGATAAAGTTCTTCCTCACTATGTGGTGAGCTTCATACAGATTAATGCATATCCAGGGAACGTAGCTCTTCACGGTATCCGTAAAGCGGAAAAACCAGAGTACGTTGATACTCTATATAGACCTAGGGGTATCTTGGGTGGCGGAGACACTGATAAATATCCTAATGCGGTGCATCATTTTTTGCTATACAAGAACACTCGAAACGAAGCCCGAATGGTATATAGATATGTCGGCAAGGTTCAGTTTCTGAGGAATCTTAAGAGAAGATTAAACTAAAATGTATGATTATACCTTCTTCCATGGTAGCGCTTTAGTCCGGCTCGCCCAAGACCCACGGACGCATGGCATAGAGCTACATCATGGAAACAATTGCTATCTTGTTAACAAGAACTCAGGTATATATCTAAAGCACAGTACGAAACGCATCTCTCCTTGGCATTTCACTTTCTTACCTGAGCATTTGAACGAAATTGCTAGCATCAAGAATGAGATCAAATTCCTATTTGTGGTGCTTATTTGTAACGATGATGGTATTTGTTGTTTGAACTTTCAAGAAATCGCTCAACTTATACTCGTAGGTAACATGGACCAGACTAAGTCAATTAGAGTTTCGCGTTCACTTCACGAAAAATATGCTGTTTCAGGGACTGATGGAAAATTAAAACACAAAATAGGTAACAGCGATTTTCCCCGGAAAGTTCTTGAAGCAGCATAAACGGTGAATTTCAATATCCATTATCCCTACCTATCCGACTCTTCTCAAGGACCTGCGCAGTGCCCCTTATTTCCTATGTCTCTACACCACATAGAATTCTAACTTATCAACCTATCCACAGGTGATGCCATCACATACCTCTTGAACACATCATCAACCCTTATAGAAATCCTTCAATCAAACGGTGTAAAGAAATAGCTAATTTCAGATAATGACTTAAACTAGTCAAAAGGTACGACGAATTGGTTTTCGCTTTGGAAGATTTTTTGGTGGGCGGTACTGGACTTGAACCGGTGACCTCTGCGATGTCAACGCAGCGCTCTAACCACTGAGCTAACCGCCCCTCACCATCGCATTTTATCAGCGCTTTTATAAGCAGTCAAGCTTACCCCATCTTGAATAAAGGGCTGGTCTCATCTATACTTTCACAAAACAGAAATATAAGAATAATCGGAGATTTTAATTGATTGGAGGGAAATATAATGGGTAAAAAGGAAGACGAGGCTAAGGAATATATCCTCAAAAGGACAAAGGAGCAAAACATCAAGTTCATACGGCTATGGTTCACCGACATTCTGGGCTTCCTGAAAAGTTTTTCCATAACTGCGGAGCAACTCGAAGAGGCATTGAAGGATGGCATGGGTTTCGACGGCTCTTCCATACAGGGCTTTGCCCGCATTGACGAAAGCGACATGATTGCCCTACCCGACCCCAACACTTACCAGACAATACCATGGCGACCCAGAGAGCAAGGGGTAGCGAGAATGTTCTGCGACATACACTGGCCTGGTGGGCAACCTTTTGAAGGCGACCCCCGGTACATATTAAGGAAAAACCTGAAGCGAGCCGCTGACCTGGGATACACCTTCTACGTTGGGCCGGAGCTGGAGTATTTCTACTTCAAGAATTCGGAGGGTACAGAATTTTTAGACCTGGGCGGCTATTTTGACCTGACACCACCAGAGGTAGCCACAGACATAAGAAGAGAAACGATTCTCTTCCTCGAAGAAATGGGCATCGATGTCGAGTATAGCCACCACGAAGTTGCCCCCAGCCAGCATGAAATAGACCTCCGTTACACCGATGCTTTGACCATGGCAGACAGTGTGATGACCTATCGTTTAGTGGTAAAGCAGGTAGCCCAACAGCATGGGGTTTACGCCACCTTCATGCCCAAACCGGTATTCGGCGTCACTGGCAGCGGCATGCATGTTCACATGTCTCTATTCAAAGGCAACCGGAATGCCTTCTTCGATAAGGATGCCCCAGACAATTTGTCAGAAACAGGCAGGAGTTTCACGGCTGGATTGCTGAAACATGTCCCAGAAATCACTTCAGTCTGTAATCAGTGGATAAATTCCTACAAGCGCCTCGTTCCGGGCTATGAAGCCCCATGTTACATCACCTGGGCTCGAAGAAATCGGGCAGACTTAATCCGACTTCCTCAGTATAAACCGGGAAGAGAAACCGACACCAGAATAGAACTCAGGTCCCCGGATCCGGCATGCAACCCATATCTCGCCTTCAGTGTCATGCTGGCTGCAGGACTCGAAGGAATTCAAAAAGGATACAAACTGCCACCACCTGTAGAGGAGAACGTCTTCGAAATGAGCCAGGAAGAACGCGAACAGAAAAAGATAAAAACATTGCCTGGCAGCTTGTACGAAGCTGTACAGCTTACTGAAAAGAGTCAACTTGTCAAAGAAGCTCTGGGTGACCATGCCCTAAATAGCTTTATCCAGAATAAAAAGGTAGAATGGGATAGATACCGGACATACGTAACTGATTACGAACTTAAGAATTATCTGCCAATCCTGTAGATGCGATTTTCAAAAATAAGATAGCACAGTATCCTTAATTTGAAGCGCTCTTTGAGGGCTTTGAGTTGCTTTGGGGGAAAAGTGCTCCAGCAGCAACTTCAATCAGGGAGCAACTTTAGTCTTGCCACCAGATTTCATGCTGCTAGTAAGCATAATCTGGACAACATTACCGCACTTTGGGCAGGTAATCTCAATAGTGACAGGCTGCCTCATTACCCGCTCCACAAGAGCTGTAACCACGGAGTCGATGTTATCCAGCCGCTTGTCTAACATCTCCAAACGCTTTTTAAATTGCTCCTGGTCCATAGTTGTCGTTTTCTTTTCAGTCTTTTCAGCCATTCTATCTCCCATCATGAAAAGAAAAGAGGAGAGGTCTTTGAAAATCCACTCCTCGATATTAAATCAACTTGCATGCCATTCCTTTCACAAGCTCTTCTCAGCTACTCCCATAGCTGACAAGTAATCCTTCTCAGCCTTTATTAAGCTGTCCACCTTAGCACCGACTGTTCCCTCCAAATATTTCCGGAAAGACTCACGAGCCCCCGGGGAACTCTGAAGCGACTCTTTAGCTCGTCCCCATTCCTCAGTAGTCAATTCAGCTATCCGATCTGGACTCAACGGGAAATCCCCCCCCATCAAATGCTCTACTTTATCAAGAACCCTGTTTGTGACCGCCCGCTTTAGGCGATCAAAGGAGAGAAATTCCTCATTTGCATAAGGCCTCGATGTCCACGTCTCATCTTGCATCTCACAAACCTCCGGGAGCATTATTACAAACCATTTCTATCGCCTATAATATGCCCCATCAACTACTGTGTCAAGTCCCTACGGGCTGCAAACGAGAGCAGAGATAAGGAAAAGTCCGCCCCCGTAGGAGGAGACTTGAATAATTCACCGAACCACTAACGAATAACATAAACCATCTGAACAGTGACTCGAATTTCCAGCTCACCAGGGCTAATGGGAGTAGGTGAAGGCGCCATGCCCTCAGCCTTCATTGCATAGTCTCTAACTACTATCGGTGGCACATACTGAGTGCCTTCAGAAATATATAGCAGCTTGCCCAACTTGATATTCGCCGCGTCAGCCATCTGTTTCGCCTTCGCTATGGCATCTGCTACTGCCTTAGCCCTTGCCTCTTTGTAGTAAGATGTCGGGTCATCAACAGTAAAACCTATATTATCAATCCGAGTCAAGTCACCACCAGCTTCAGCTACAGCATCGATGATAGACCCGGCTTTGTCCATTTGCCGTATTTTGGCAATCACTATATTTGTCACCCTATAGCCAATTATTATCTCCCTCTGCTCATCTTCGATCCACTTTCTCACTGGGTAGATGCTAAATCTCTGCGTTTGGATATCCTTTTCAGCCACACCATTAGCCTTAAGCGCCTTCATGACTCCATCCATAGCCTCAACCGCGTCTCGTTGTGCTTGTGCCACAGTTTTCGCTTCAGCCTCTATGCCGAGACTGAGTAAAACAACATCAGGTGTTGCCATTGTCTTGCCTTCACCAGTTACCCACAGGCCAACTTGTTGCTGGCTATAAATTACCCCAAAGGGGCCACCTAATTCCGGTGCTGTCACAGAAATAGCGGGTGGCGAGACCTGGGAACCCTCACCAACCACACAACCGCCAACCCCAATCAAAATCACAGCCAACATCACACTGGATAAAATCAACCAAACTTTCTTCATTTAAGCCTCCTTGAATATTGCTTGCAGTGCCTAATCCCCCTAACCTACAAAACCATCTGCATCACCCCACTACTATATAATATCATGTAGGCACTGATTACCACCATATATAACGGTAAACTAGACTCCTTAGTTTAGAATGGCAGAAAAAGCTGGCATAGATTATAATAATGCTAGCTTAGCTGCAACAAACCGATGAAATTTTTCCGCGATATCATTGCACCTATACTTGTCGGACTCGCTGTTTTCGCTCTTTTTCAAGCTACGGTTGGGAGTTTCAAAGTATATGGCTCATCCATGTTGCCAACCATCGAACAAGGCGAATATGTCATGGTCAGCAAAGCTACATACTTCTTTAATGCGCCACAACGTGGCGATATAATCGTCTTTCACTCGCCACAGGCCACTAACTCAGACCTTATCAAACGAATTGTTGCCGTGCCCGGCGACACCGTGGAAATCAAGGACAACGCAGTATTTGTAAACGATACTGCCTTAGTCGAACCTTACATCCGAGAGTCGCCACGCTACCTCATGCTACCTGAGGAGATTCCCGCTGGTCACTATTTTGTTCTCGGCGACAATCGCAACAACAGCTCCGATTCACACAGAGGTTGGACGGTACCTCAAGAAAACATCGTTGGCAAGGCATGGATAACCTACTGGCCACCATACAGATGGAGGCTAATAGAACATTATACGCTCAATGTAGGTACGCAAGCAGCCGAAGTCGGCAAACCCGTCCTGGCAATGAAAACACTATGTCCGACGAGATAATACAGATTTTCAAAGATGCCGGAGCCATACTAGAAGGGCATTTTCTGCTGACCTCAGGATTACACTCACCAGTCTACTGGGAGAAGTTCCGCGTTTTGCAGCACCCGCATTATACTGAAAAGCTATGCCGGCTCATTGCCAAGCACTTCAAGAAAGACAATGTCCAGGTGGTTGCCGGCCCGACCACGGGCGGCATCATCCTCGCCTTCGAAGTTGCCAGACAACTAGGCGTAAAGGGAATGTTCGCCGAGAAAGAAGGGGGGGCAAGGGCTTTTCGGCGTGGTTTTACCATCCATCCCGATGAACGCATCCTGATCGTGGACGACATACTGACTACCGGTAGCTCTATCGTTGAAGTAATGGAGGCTGTCAAAAAGCTTATGGGTATTATCGTCGGTATCGGCGTGCTCGTTGACCGAGCTGAGCAGCAGAAGGATTTCGGAGTGCCTCTTTTCAGCTGCCTCCGCTCTGCCACCGTAACTTACCCCCCTGCCGAATGCCCCTTATGTGCCTCTGGCATCCCTCTGGTCAAACCCGGCGGACAGACATAAGCTCACGCACTTTTCTTGACAGCTAAAAACGAAAAATCTAAAATGTCGACGCGCCGAGGTAGCTCAGTTGGTAGAGCAGCGGACTGAAAATCCGCGTGTCCCCAGTTCGACTCTGGGCCTCGGCACTTAAACTTTGAACTACTTAGTCCGCCTAGTTCACTTGTTCTCGCGACCTGCTTTACGTGCTATCCAAAACGACACCGCTTCCTTCTGTGCTTCAGGTGGCAGATGACGTGTCGTCAGCCAGTGAGTAAAACCTGCCGAACAAGGCAAGGCCACAGAATAAATCAACAAGGATACAGGCTCACCGAAAAACCAACAAAGCAATACCAGGGGAATAAACAACGCTACCCCAAACCAAACACTATTCTTTGTGGCAAAAAGCACTGCAATAGCTATGGCGGCAGAGATTACCATCTCTCTAGGGAGTAGAGCCAGGAGTACACCTATAACTACCGCCAGACCTCGCCCACCTCTGAAGCGTAAAAACACAGGCCAATTATGCCCGATAACAGCAGCTACACCAGCACCAAACACAACTAGTTCATGTCCGGAAAGGACTTTAGCCACTAATATAGCTAGCGCTCCCTTTCCTACATCGGCTATTAGGGTAGCTATACCAGCAACCAGCCCAGCATGGCGAAATACATTAAATGTTCCAACATTACGGTCGCCGACCTTGCGAACGTCAAGGCCGCTCAGTCTACCGATAATGTAAGCAAAGGGAATAGAACCCAAGAGATACGCCAGCACCAAGCTCAACACAATATCCATACCAGACTCAAATACCTCGTTTTACTAGGTTGCCACATTCTACCACACGAGACGGATAAAATCTCACCTGGTTAAACGCAGAGCATCTTAAACTAACGCGACATAGCAATTTTTTGCGGAGACAAAATGCGGTGATGAGTACCACAGCAAAACAGAAGGATAAAGGATAATTATCTAGCGTAAATTGAGCTTATGTGCCGTGAGATGTGTGTTGTCTGGCACCTTCTAACTTGCCGATTATATGAGCGGATGCCGCACCACCCTTCCTAGCAAAGCTAAATACAGACACTTTCTCCGGTGAAATAAGCAAAGGCTCCAACTTCCTCTGGGCTTCCTGACGCTCTGCACTGATCTGCCAGGTTTTCCAGGCGTCGGTATCAACCCAGGTGCTGATTACCAGCCACAGCGTGGGGTCATCTATAGAATGAAGCGTCTCACCAGAAATGTAGCCCGGCTGTCGCGTGGCCGCAGTTCTAAAGTCAATGAATAAAGCTTCCATCTCGGCAACTTTGTCCAGTCGACAATGTCTTTCAATGATAACTCGTATCATGCTCCGTCACCTCCTTCTTCTGTTCCAAGCTATATTAGCCAGCGCATCTTCTGGTATTGAGTTCCACCCTCCCAAAAACCCACCTCAAACTCTATTCTTGCAAAGGAAGCACCGACTCTTCAGCCATCCACTCATACCCCAAGGCAGCACGCCATTCAGCCAAGTCCAGTCTAAGTCCCTCGTAGTCCTTCTTGGCAGAATCGTAAAGCCTGGCATTCTCAAGGGCGATAGCACCAAGGTTAGCTACCGCACCCACGAAATACATGTCAGCATCGGTAAAATGACGTGGTTCGGCAGTAT contains:
- a CDS encoding AAA family ATPase, with the translated sequence MFDINKFKNLNTGNIRYERQLGRMHALSLETKNTEDTVEEALANIGSRKYSFVIYGEPQCGKTEMMISLTAKLLDNGHKIIIVLLNDNIQLLQQNLDRFIISGIDPAPVDISGILTENIGDKTWVIFCKKNIRDLKQLIDKLRKKFGKVIIDDEADFASPNAKVNKNERTAINNAIYELLDSDGIYIGVTATPARLDMNNTFDNMTEDWICFVPHKDYVGKETFFPLDFKPQQHSTNFLRATGDDPTHLREALLNFL
- a CDS encoding glutamine synthetase yields the protein MGKKEDEAKEYILKRTKEQNIKFIRLWFTDILGFLKSFSITAEQLEEALKDGMGFDGSSIQGFARIDESDMIALPDPNTYQTIPWRPREQGVARMFCDIHWPGGQPFEGDPRYILRKNLKRAADLGYTFYVGPELEYFYFKNSEGTEFLDLGGYFDLTPPEVATDIRRETILFLEEMGIDVEYSHHEVAPSQHEIDLRYTDALTMADSVMTYRLVVKQVAQQHGVYATFMPKPVFGVTGSGMHVHMSLFKGNRNAFFDKDAPDNLSETGRSFTAGLLKHVPEITSVCNQWINSYKRLVPGYEAPCYITWARRNRADLIRLPQYKPGRETDTRIELRSPDPACNPYLAFSVMLAAGLEGIQKGYKLPPPVEENVFEMSQEEREQKKIKTLPGSLYEAVQLTEKSQLVKEALGDHALNSFIQNKKVEWDRYRTYVTDYELKNYLPIL
- a CDS encoding DUF541 domain-containing protein, with the translated sequence MKKVWLILSSVMLAVILIGVGGCVVGEGSQVSPPAISVTAPELGGPFGVIYSQQQVGLWVTGEGKTMATPDVVLLSLGIEAEAKTVAQAQRDAVEAMDGVMKALKANGVAEKDIQTQRFSIYPVRKWIEDEQREIIIGYRVTNIVIAKIRQMDKAGSIIDAVAEAGGDLTRIDNIGFTVDDPTSYYKEARAKAVADAIAKAKQMADAANIKLGKLLYISEGTQYVPPIVVRDYAMKAEGMAPSPTPISPGELEIRVTVQMVYVIR
- the lepB gene encoding signal peptidase I, producing the protein MKFFRDIIAPILVGLAVFALFQATVGSFKVYGSSMLPTIEQGEYVMVSKATYFFNAPQRGDIIVFHSPQATNSDLIKRIVAVPGDTVEIKDNAVFVNDTALVEPYIRESPRYLMLPEEIPAGHYFVLGDNRNNSSDSHRGWTVPQENIVGKAWITYWPPYRWRLIEHYTLNVGTQAAEVGKPVLAMKTLCPTR
- a CDS encoding orotate phosphoribosyltransferase produces the protein MSDEIIQIFKDAGAILEGHFLLTSGLHSPVYWEKFRVLQHPHYTEKLCRLIAKHFKKDNVQVVAGPTTGGIILAFEVARQLGVKGMFAEKEGGARAFRRGFTIHPDERILIVDDILTTGSSIVEVMEAVKKLMGIIVGIGVLVDRAEQQKDFGVPLFSCLRSATVTYPPAECPLCASGIPLVKPGGQT
- a CDS encoding glycerol-3-phosphate acyltransferase encodes the protein MDIVLSLVLAYLLGSIPFAYIIGRLSGLDVRKVGDRNVGTFNVFRHAGLVAGIATLIADVGKGALAILVAKVLSGHELVVFGAGVAAVIGHNWPVFLRFRGGRGLAVVIGVLLALLPREMVISAAIAIAVLFATKNSVWFGVALFIPLVLLCWFFGEPVSLLIYSVALPCSAGFTHWLTTRHLPPEAQKEAVSFWIARKAGRENK
- a CDS encoding antibiotic biosynthesis monooxygenase, giving the protein MIRVIIERHCRLDKVAEMEALFIDFRTAATRQPGYISGETLHSIDDPTLWLVISTWVDTDAWKTWQISAERQEAQRKLEPLLISPEKVSVFSFARKGGAASAHIIGKLEGARQHTSHGT